DNA from Pseudomonas putida:
CTGGCCTGGCGCCAGACCGTGGCCCGCCACGGCCAGCCCAAGCGCAGCGACGGCAGCCTGTGCGACCCCGGGTTCATCATCATTGGTTACGGCAAGGTCGGCGGCCTGGAGCTTGGCCACGGTTCGGACCTGGACCTGGTGTTTATCCATGACGGCGACCCGCAGGCCGAAACCGACGGCGCCAAGCCGATCGACAGCGCGCAGTTCTTCACGCGCCTGGGCCAGCGCATCATTCACTTGCTGACCACCCAGACCAACTCGGGCCAGCTGTATGACGTGGACATGCGTTTGCGCCCGTCCGGCGCCTCGGGGCTGCTGGTCAGCTCGCTGGGCGCGTTCGAGCGTTACCAGCAGAACGAGGCCTGGACCTGGGAACACCAGGCGCTGGTACGGGCGCGGGTGCTGGTGGGCTGCAAGCAGGTCGGCACGGCGTTCGAAGGTGTGCGCGCCAAGGTGCTCGGCCAGCCCCGCGACCTGGAAAAACTGCGCGGCGAAGTGAGTGACATGCGCGCCAAGATGCGTGACAACCTGGGTACCAAGGCGACGGCTGCCGGTACTGCGGCCAACGCCTTCGAGGCCGGTGTGCCCTTCGATATCAAGCAGGATGCAGGCGGTATCGTCGATATCGAATTTATGGTGCAATACGCCGCTTTGGCCTGGTCCCACGACCACCCGGCCATACTCCGATGGACCGATAACATCCGCATTCTGGAAGAGCTGGAGCAGGCGAACTTGATGCCGGCCAGTGACGCGGTGCTGTTGCGTGAAGTGTACAAGGCGTTCCGCTCGGCTTCGCACCGCCAGGCTTTGCAGAAGCAGGCCGGGGTGATCGATGCGGCGCAGTTTGCCGACGAGCGCCGCGAAGTGCGGCGGATCTGGGGTGAATTGGGGTTGGCTTGAAGGTCCCGCAGGGGCCGCGATCAGCCATGGACCTGCCTGAGTGGTACACTGTCCGCCACATAGCCTGAATATAAAGAGGGGAGGCCAGGCTGTACCACAGCCTGTAGCCTCCCCGAGCGTTTCTGGACTAAGCATGAGAATACTGATCATTGGCCCCAGCTGGGTCGGCGACATGGTGATGGCGCAGACCCTGTTCCAGTGCCTGAAACAGCAGCACCCCGACTGCGTGATCGACGTACTGGCCCCCGAGTGGAGCCGGCCGATCCTGGAGCGCATGCCTGAAGTGCGCCAGGCCTTGAGCTTCCCGCTCGGCCACGGCGCGCTGGAGCTGGCCACGCGCCGGCGCATCGGCAAGTCCCTGGCCGGCCAGTATGACCAGGCCATTTTGCTGCCCAACTCGCTGAAGTCGGCATTGGTGCCGTTCTTTGCCGGCATCCCCAAACGCACCGGCTGGCGCGGCGAAATGCGCTTCGGCCTGTTGAACGATGTGCGCAAACTGGACAAGGCCCGCTACCCGCTGATGATCGAGCGCTTCATGGCCCTGGCCTACGCCCCCGGCGCTGAGCTGCCGCAGCCGTACCCGCGCCCCAGCCTGCAGATCGAAGCGCAAAGCCGTGACGCCGCCCTGGCCAAGTTCGGCCTGGAGCTGGACCGCCCGGTGCTGGCGCTGTGCCCTGGCGCCGAGTTTGGCGAGGCCAAGCGCTGGCCCGCCGAGCACTATGCCGCCGTGGCCGACGCGATGATCCGCCAGGGCTGGCAGGTGTGGCTGTTCGGCTCGAAGAACGATCACCCGGTCGGCGAGCAGATACGTGACCGGCTGATCCCGGGGTTCCGTGAAGAATCGTCCAACCTGGCCGGTGAAACTTCGCTGGCCGAAGCCATCGACCTGATGTCCTGCGCCCATGCCGTGGTGTCCAACGACTCCGGCCTGATGCACGTGGCCGCAGCCCTGAATCGCCCATTGGTGGCGGTGTACGGCTCGACCTCGCCCGGCTTCACCCCGCCGCTGGCCGAACAGGTAGAAGTAGTGCGCACGGGCATCGAGTGCAGCCCATGCTTTGACCGCACCTGCCGCTTCGGCCACTACAACTGCCTGCGCCTGCTGGAACCGGGCAAAGTCATCGCCGCCCTGCACAGCCTGAGCGGGCCGGACCTGATCGATACCGTGGCCGAGGTCGACTAAGTGCGGGTACTGATCATCAAGACCTCGTCGCTGGGTGATGTGATCCACACCCTGCCGGCACTCACCGATGCCGCTCATGCCATTCCGGGTATCCGTTTCGACTGGGTAGTTGAAGAAGGCTTCGCCGAAATCCCCAGCTGGCACCCGGCGGTCGACCAAGTGATCCCGGTGGCCATCCGCCGCTGGCGCAAGAACGTGTGGCAAACCATCAAGAGTGGTGAGTGGAAGGCGTTCAAGCAACGGGTGCGCGAGCGCAAGTACGATCTGGTTATCGATGCCCAGGGCTTGGTCAAGTCGGCCTGGCTGACCCGCTACGTGAAGGCCACGGTCGCCGGCCTGGACCGTTATTCGGCACGCGAAGGCTGGGCAAGCCGCTTCTACGACCGACGCCTTTCGGTTGCCACCGGCCAACACGCCGTGGAACGGGTACGCCAGCTGTTCGCCATGGCCCTGGCCTACGACCTGCCGGAGGGCATTGGCAACTACGGCCTGGACCTCGACCGCCTGCAGTTGCCGCCGGCTGCGCCTTATGTGGTGTTCCTGCACGGTACCACCTGGGCGACCAAACATTGGCCCGAAGCCTACTGGCGCGAACTGGCCGAGCGCATGGGCCGGCGTAAGCTGGAAGTGCGTCTGCCCTGGGCAACCCGGCCGAGAAGGCGCGGGCCGAGCGTATCGCTCAGGGCTTGAACAACTGCCAGGTGCTCCCCAAATTGAACCTTGCCGGCGTCGCGCGCGTACTGGCGGCGGCAAAAGCCTGCGTGGCGGTCGACACCGGCCTTGGCCACCTGGCGGCGGCACTCGATGTGCCCACCATTTCGCTGTTCGGCCCGACCAACCCGGGCCTGACTGGCGCCTACGGACGGACCCAGATTCACCAGGCCAGTGACTGGCCATGCGCTCCCTGCCTGCAGAAGAAGTGCACCTACAAACCGAGCGCCGACGACCTGCGCCGGTTCGATCTGAAACGCGAGTGGCCGCTGTGCTTCACTCGCCTGAATCCCGAGCATGTGGCGGGCCGCTTGAGCGCGTTGCTGCTGGCTGAGGATGTCCGTTGATGCAACTGGCTTTCGTGCTTTACAAATATTTCCCCTTCGGCGGGCTGCAGCGCGATTTCATGCGCATTGCCCTGGAATGCCAGAAGCGGGGCCACCAGATCCGTGTGTACACGTTGATCTGGGAGGGTGACATTCCGCCGGGCTTCGAAGTGCTGGTGGCGCCGGTGAAAGCGATTTTCAACCACCGCCGCAATGAGAAACTCAGTGCCTGGATGGCCGCCGACCTGGCCAAGCGCCCGGTCGACCGCCTGATCGGCTTCAACAAAATGCCGGGCCTGGATGTGTACTACGCTGCCGACGGCTGCTTCGAGGACAAGGCGCAGACCTTGCGCGGTGGCTTGTACCGCCGCTGGGGCCGCTACCGGCACTTTGCCGAGTATGAGCGCGCGGTGTTCGCCAAGGACGCCCATACCGAAGTGTTGATGATTTCCGAAGTGCAGCAGCCGCTGTTCATCAAGCACTACGGCACCCCGGTGGAACGCTTCCACCTGCTGCCACCGGGTATTTCCCAGGACCGCCGTGCGCCGGCCAATGCCGCCGAGATTCGCGCCGAGTTTCGCAAGGAATTCAACCTGGGCGAGGATGACCTGCTGCTGGTTCAGATTGGTTCGGGCTTCAAGACCAAGGGTGTGGACCGCAGCCTCAAGGCCCTGGCCGCGCTGCCGTCGGCCCTGCGCAAACGCACGAAGCTGATGGTGATCGGCCAGGACGACCCCAAGGTGTTCCAGCTGCAAAGCGCCACCCTGGGCCTGGGCGACCAGGTGCAGTTCCTCAAGGGCCGCAGCGACATTCCGCGCTTCCTGCTGGGTGCCGACCTGCTGATTCACCCGGCGTACAACGAGAACACCGGTACAGTGCTGCTCGAAGCGCTGGTGGCCGGTCTGCCGGTGCTGGTGTCCAAGGTGTGCGGCTACGCCCACTACATCGCCGAGGCCGACAGTGGCCTGGTGCTGGACGAGCCGTTCGAGCAGGAACAGCTCAACGGTTACTTGCAGCGCATGCTCGAAGACCCGCAGGCCCGCGCCAGCTGGTCGCGCAACGGCCTGGCATATGCAGAAACCGCCGATCTGTACAGCATGCCGCAGCATGCTGCCGACGTGATCCTGGGGCAGAAAACCGCATGAAGCTGATAGTGGCCGAACCCTTCAAACGCCTGTGGGCCGGGCGTGATGCCTTCGACGCCGTAGAAGCGCTGCAAGGCGAGGTCTATCGCGAACTGGAAGGGCGCCGCACGCTGCGTACCGAGGTGGAGGGCGAGGGGTTCTTCGTCAAGATCCACCGCGGCATTGGCTGGGGCGAAATCTTCAAGAACTTGTTCACGGCCAAGCTGCCAGTGCTCGGCGCCGGCCAGGAGTGGCGGGCCATCCAGCGCCTGCATGAGGTGGGTGTGCCGACCATGACCGCCGTCGCCTACGGCGAGCGCGGCAGCAACCCGGCCACGCAGCACTCGTTCATCATCACCGAAGAACTGGCGCCAACCATCAGCCTTGAAGACTACAGCATCGACTGGGTCAAGCAGCCGCCCGAGCCGCGCCTGAAGCGCGCGCTGATCGCCGAAGTGGCGAAGATGACTGGCGGTATGCACCGCGCTGGGGTCAACCACCGCGACTGCTATATCTGCCATTTCCTGCTGCACACCGACCGACCGGTGACGGCGGATGACTTCAAACTGTCGGTGATCGACCTGCACCGCGCGCAAACCCGGGCGACAATCAGCCGCCGCTGGCGTGACAAGGACCTGGCCGCGCTGTACTTCTCGGCGCTGGACATCGGCCTGACCCAGCGCGACAAGCTGCGTTTCCTGCGCGGTTACTTCCAGCGCCCGCTGCGCCAAGTCCTCAAGGACGAAGCCGCGTTGCTCGCCTGGTTGGAGCGCAAGGCGCAGAAACTCTACGATCGCAAGCAACGCTATGGGGATGCACTCTGATGGCGAGTTGGACACTGGCGCCGGGTTACGAACACCTGGCGACGGACTTCGGCAGCCTCGATGCGGTATTTGCCATCCAGGGCGAACGCCTGACCCGCGACCCGCTCAGCGAAGTGGTCCGTATCGAACGCAGCGGGGTCAACTACTACGTCAAGCGCTACACCGGGGCCGGCAAGCACATGCGTCGCTACCTGGGCCGGCCGCGCATCAAGGCCGAATGGCAGAACCTCAAACAGTTCGCCAAGTGGGGCATCCCCACTGCTGAGGTGGTGGCCTGGGGCCTGGAGCGCAACGGCCTGGCATTTGGCCGTGGGGCGATGATCACCCGTGAACTGCCGCGCACCGAAGACCTGTCGGCACTGGCCGAGCGCCACGATGC
Protein-coding regions in this window:
- the waaF gene encoding lipopolysaccharide heptosyltransferase II, which encodes MRILIIGPSWVGDMVMAQTLFQCLKQQHPDCVIDVLAPEWSRPILERMPEVRQALSFPLGHGALELATRRRIGKSLAGQYDQAILLPNSLKSALVPFFAGIPKRTGWRGEMRFGLLNDVRKLDKARYPLMIERFMALAYAPGAELPQPYPRPSLQIEAQSRDAALAKFGLELDRPVLALCPGAEFGEAKRWPAEHYAAVADAMIRQGWQVWLFGSKNDHPVGEQIRDRLIPGFREESSNLAGETSLAEAIDLMSCAHAVVSNDSGLMHVAAALNRPLVAVYGSTSPGFTPPLAEQVEVVRTGIECSPCFDRTCRFGHYNCLRLLEPGKVIAALHSLSGPDLIDTVAEVD
- the rfaP gene encoding lipopolysaccharide core heptose(I) kinase RfaP, giving the protein MKLIVAEPFKRLWAGRDAFDAVEALQGEVYRELEGRRTLRTEVEGEGFFVKIHRGIGWGEIFKNLFTAKLPVLGAGQEWRAIQRLHEVGVPTMTAVAYGERGSNPATQHSFIITEELAPTISLEDYSIDWVKQPPEPRLKRALIAEVAKMTGGMHRAGVNHRDCYICHFLLHTDRPVTADDFKLSVIDLHRAQTRATISRRWRDKDLAALYFSALDIGLTQRDKLRFLRGYFQRPLRQVLKDEAALLAWLERKAQKLYDRKQRYGDAL
- a CDS encoding lipopolysaccharide kinase InaA family protein encodes the protein MASWTLAPGYEHLATDFGSLDAVFAIQGERLTRDPLSEVVRIERSGVNYYVKRYTGAGKHMRRYLGRPRIKAEWQNLKQFAKWGIPTAEVVAWGLERNGLAFGRGAMITRELPRTEDLSALAERHDARLADRAWVDHVSRQLARHTRVMHEHRFAHNDLKWRNLLVDDQGTLFFIDCPTGDFWRGFMWRHRMIKDLACLDKVAKYHLSATQRLRFYLQYRGRDRLNVRDKKRIRQVLGFFEGRE
- a CDS encoding glycosyltransferase family 4 protein; translated protein: MQLAFVLYKYFPFGGLQRDFMRIALECQKRGHQIRVYTLIWEGDIPPGFEVLVAPVKAIFNHRRNEKLSAWMAADLAKRPVDRLIGFNKMPGLDVYYAADGCFEDKAQTLRGGLYRRWGRYRHFAEYERAVFAKDAHTEVLMISEVQQPLFIKHYGTPVERFHLLPPGISQDRRAPANAAEIRAEFRKEFNLGEDDLLLVQIGSGFKTKGVDRSLKALAALPSALRKRTKLMVIGQDDPKVFQLQSATLGLGDQVQFLKGRSDIPRFLLGADLLIHPAYNENTGTVLLEALVAGLPVLVSKVCGYAHYIAEADSGLVLDEPFEQEQLNGYLQRMLEDPQARASWSRNGLAYAETADLYSMPQHAADVILGQKTA